The following are from one region of the Pelagibaculum spongiae genome:
- a CDS encoding TcdA/TcdB catalytic glycosyltransferase domain-containing protein, whose protein sequence is MKGVLSNLGVLEKEPFASFFNQQSFNYRWIDYVFAVFLFDITLNWKQSKPDFYFKRGYQRFNAPEIIKKKIIDFFDVLDVSEDKKQSIRGQFVRESSVLRNLLFHGAAENRSVSANAESGIKYIHRIWLGKTPSEEIIRSICASNIEISNRWVGVSATVSILWTNNLTLLNGGLKTPGVIVKNYRELFINEASEIGDLSKIYFYCDSLIYKNQLAFATDILRLLALKKYGGLYLDFEFISPALLYSNGRVYLHPARDITQQKFHIPKNATRATGIKKSDYFPMDMLSTGGGVSIPKSSSDSFLTSMIENTLLCTDRRNSVFIDHALKFILDFLRTGITNKFIGFDGLLHASDAFSYDFHHLLDIYPLFYAMLNCGMLSHIKINMIERSDSRYEHYESIRNTVFGSLYSGSYALIATLDMTENTMVIKDDCAVDPYAKSGAHLRSHYHPVLHAYKSTSGSWAKVQDKPYEI, encoded by the coding sequence ATGAAAGGCGTTCTCAGTAATCTGGGAGTGCTCGAGAAAGAGCCGTTCGCATCTTTTTTTAATCAGCAATCTTTTAATTATCGTTGGATCGATTATGTGTTTGCCGTTTTTTTATTTGATATAACGCTAAATTGGAAACAATCAAAGCCGGATTTTTATTTTAAGCGCGGCTATCAAAGATTCAATGCACCAGAAATAATTAAGAAAAAAATAATTGATTTCTTTGATGTGTTAGATGTTTCTGAGGATAAAAAACAAAGCATTAGAGGGCAGTTCGTTCGAGAATCATCAGTGTTAAGGAACTTACTTTTCCATGGTGCTGCTGAGAATAGAAGCGTAAGCGCCAATGCTGAATCAGGCATAAAATATATCCATAGAATATGGTTAGGAAAAACACCGTCTGAAGAAATTATTCGCTCGATTTGCGCATCAAATATTGAAATTTCTAATAGATGGGTAGGTGTATCAGCTACAGTATCTATCCTTTGGACCAATAATTTAACGCTATTAAATGGTGGGCTGAAAACGCCAGGTGTTATCGTTAAGAATTATAGAGAACTATTTATTAATGAGGCTTCAGAGATTGGTGATCTTTCGAAAATTTATTTTTATTGCGACAGTTTAATATATAAAAATCAGCTTGCTTTTGCAACTGATATCTTAAGGTTGTTGGCACTTAAAAAATATGGAGGGCTGTATCTTGATTTCGAGTTTATATCTCCTGCGTTACTATATAGTAACGGGCGCGTATATTTGCATCCAGCAAGAGATATTACTCAACAAAAATTTCATATACCTAAAAATGCGACTCGAGCAACTGGAATTAAAAAAAGCGATTATTTTCCTATGGATATGCTTTCAACTGGAGGGGGTGTCTCAATACCCAAGTCTTCAAGTGACAGTTTTTTAACCAGTATGATTGAAAATACTTTGCTTTGTACTGATAGAAGAAACTCTGTTTTTATTGATCATGCTCTTAAATTTATTTTGGATTTTTTACGCACAGGTATCACGAATAAATTTATAGGTTTCGATGGTTTGTTGCATGCATCAGATGCATTTTCATATGATTTCCATCATCTACTCGATATTTATCCGTTATTCTACGCAATGCTAAATTGCGGAATGCTGTCACATATAAAAATCAATATGATTGAACGCAGTGACAGTCGTTATGAGCATTATGAGTCTATACGAAATACAGTGTTTGGAAGTCTCTATAGTGGTTCGTACGCATTGATTGCTACGCTAGATATGACAGAGAATACGATGGTAATAAAAGACGATTGTGCGGTTGATCCATATGCAAAATCTGGTGCTCATCTTCGATCTCATTACCATCCAGTATTGCATGCATATAAAAGTACCAGTGGATCTTGGGCAAAAGTACAAGACAAACCTTATGAAATATAA